One Streptomyces sp. L2 genomic window carries:
- a CDS encoding zinc-binding dehydrogenase — protein MFAVYAARIDRDQPLSGLELGDRPAPEARPGWSTVNVRAASLNHHDLWSLRGVGLAEDKLPMILGCDAAGVDEDGNEVVLHSVIGQSGHGVGAREPRSILTERYQGTFAEQVAVPTWNILPKPRELSFAEAACLPTAWLTAYRMLFTNAGVRPGDSVLVQGAGGGVATAAIVLGKAAGLRVFATSRDEAKRKRALELGAVEAMESGARLPQRVDAVIETVGAATWSHSVKSLRPGGTIVISGATSGDRPSHAELTRVFFLELKIVGSTMGTKDELEDLLSFCAATGIRPVIDEELPMDRAREGFERLAAGEQFGKIVLTNG, from the coding sequence ATGTTCGCTGTCTACGCCGCCCGAATCGACCGCGACCAGCCGCTCTCCGGCCTTGAGTTGGGGGACCGTCCGGCCCCCGAGGCCCGCCCCGGCTGGAGCACCGTGAACGTCCGGGCCGCCTCCCTCAACCACCACGACCTCTGGTCCCTGCGCGGCGTGGGCCTCGCCGAGGACAAGCTGCCGATGATCCTCGGCTGCGACGCCGCCGGTGTCGACGAGGACGGCAACGAGGTCGTCCTGCACTCCGTCATCGGCCAGTCCGGCCACGGCGTCGGCGCCAGGGAGCCCCGCTCCATCCTCACCGAGCGCTACCAGGGCACCTTCGCCGAGCAGGTCGCCGTGCCTACCTGGAACATCCTGCCCAAGCCCAGGGAGCTGTCCTTCGCGGAGGCCGCCTGCCTGCCCACCGCCTGGCTGACGGCGTACCGGATGCTGTTCACCAACGCCGGTGTACGGCCCGGTGACTCGGTCCTCGTGCAGGGCGCCGGCGGCGGTGTCGCCACCGCCGCGATCGTCCTCGGCAAGGCGGCCGGCCTGCGGGTCTTCGCCACCAGCCGGGACGAGGCGAAGCGGAAGCGGGCGCTGGAGCTCGGGGCCGTGGAGGCCATGGAGTCCGGCGCGCGGCTGCCCCAGCGGGTGGACGCCGTCATCGAGACCGTCGGCGCCGCCACCTGGTCCCACTCGGTGAAGTCCCTGCGGCCCGGCGGCACGATCGTCATCTCCGGTGCCACCAGCGGCGACCGGCCCTCGCACGCCGAGCTGACCCGGGTCTTCTTCCTCGAACTGAAGATCGTCGGCTCCACGATGGGCACCAAGGACGAGCTGGAGGACCTGCTCTCCTTCTGTGCCGCCACCGGCATCCGCCCGGTGATCGACGAGGAACTCCCGATGGACCGGGCCCGTGAGGGCTTCGAGCGGCTCGCCGCCGGTGAGCAGTTCGGGAAGATCGTCCTCACCAACGGCTGA
- a CDS encoding ABC transporter substrate-binding protein: MTASSTRRTTARTSTVAVAAIAVASTLILTGCGDQTDKSGGDSGSSSSASAPLAAKLPADIRKAGVIKVGSDISYAPVEYMQSGKAVGIDPDVADALGKQLGVRFDFQNGKFDQLIVGLQAKRFNVIMSAMNDTKDRQNGIDSANGKKVGNGVDFVDYFTAGTSILVQKGNPKGVKSLDDLCGKVVALQKGTTSEGVARTQSKKCEKDGKGAIKLQTFDTDPEALLRLKQGASVADLNDFPVAAYNAKTSGGGKDFEVVGDQVEAGPYGIAVSKENTQLRDALQAAMNAIIKNGDYAKIMQKWNVTDGAVTEAKINGGS; this comes from the coding sequence ATGACCGCAAGCTCCACCCGTCGTACGACCGCCCGCACCAGCACTGTCGCGGTTGCGGCGATCGCGGTCGCAAGCACCCTGATTCTCACCGGCTGCGGTGACCAGACCGACAAGAGCGGCGGCGACAGCGGCTCCAGCTCGTCCGCCTCGGCGCCGCTCGCCGCCAAGCTCCCCGCCGACATCCGCAAGGCGGGCGTCATCAAGGTGGGCTCCGACATCTCCTACGCCCCCGTCGAGTACATGCAGAGCGGCAAGGCCGTGGGCATCGACCCGGACGTCGCGGACGCCCTGGGCAAGCAGCTGGGCGTGCGGTTCGACTTCCAGAACGGCAAGTTCGACCAGCTCATCGTGGGTCTGCAGGCCAAGCGGTTCAACGTGATCATGTCCGCGATGAACGACACCAAGGACCGCCAGAACGGCATCGACTCCGCCAACGGCAAGAAGGTCGGCAACGGCGTCGACTTCGTCGACTACTTCACCGCGGGCACCTCGATCCTCGTCCAGAAGGGCAACCCCAAGGGCGTCAAGTCGCTGGACGACCTGTGCGGCAAGGTCGTGGCACTGCAGAAGGGCACCACCTCCGAGGGCGTCGCCCGCACGCAGAGCAAGAAGTGCGAGAAGGACGGCAAGGGCGCCATCAAGCTGCAGACCTTCGACACCGACCCCGAGGCGCTGCTCCGTCTGAAGCAGGGCGCGTCGGTCGCGGACCTGAACGACTTCCCGGTCGCGGCGTACAACGCCAAGACCTCGGGCGGCGGCAAGGACTTCGAGGTCGTCGGCGACCAGGTGGAGGCGGGCCCGTACGGCATCGCCGTCAGCAAGGAGAACACCCAGCTGCGCGACGCCCTGCAGGCCGCGATGAACGCCATCATCAAGAATGGCGACTATGCGAAGATCATGCAGAAGTGGAACGTCACGGACGGTGCGGTGACCGAGGCGAAGATCAACGGCGGCTCCTGA
- a CDS encoding NADP-dependent malic enzyme produces the protein MAAEIVNPPSDSADQDGAEPLDSFDPVFALHRGGKMAVQATVPVRDKDDLSLAYTPGVARVCTAIADQPELVNDYTWKSSVVAVVTDGTAVLGLGDIGPEASLPVMEGKAILFKQFGGVDAVPIALDCTDADDIVETVVRLAPSFGGVNLEDISAPRCFEIERKLQERLDIPVFHDDQHGTAVVTLAALRNAARLSGREIGQLRAVISGAGAAGVAIAKMLVEAGIGDVALADRKGIISSDRQDLTPVKSEVATFTNKAGLTGSLEDALAGADVFIGVSGGTVPEAAVASMAEGAFVFAMANPNPEVHPDVAHKYAAVVATGRSDFPNQINNVLAFPGIFAGALQVRASRITEGMKIAAAEALAAVVGDDLAADYVIPSPFDERVAPAVTAAVAAAARAEGVARR, from the coding sequence GTGGCAGCGGAGATCGTCAATCCTCCCAGCGACAGTGCGGATCAGGACGGGGCCGAGCCCCTCGATTCCTTCGATCCGGTGTTCGCGCTGCACCGCGGAGGCAAAATGGCCGTGCAGGCCACGGTGCCGGTCCGCGACAAGGACGACCTTTCCCTCGCGTACACGCCCGGTGTGGCGCGCGTGTGCACCGCGATCGCCGACCAGCCCGAGCTGGTCAACGACTACACGTGGAAGTCCTCGGTGGTGGCCGTCGTCACCGACGGTACGGCCGTGCTGGGTCTCGGGGACATCGGTCCCGAGGCCTCCCTCCCCGTGATGGAGGGCAAGGCGATCCTCTTCAAGCAGTTCGGCGGCGTCGACGCGGTCCCGATCGCGCTCGACTGCACGGACGCCGACGACATCGTCGAGACCGTCGTCCGGCTCGCCCCGTCCTTCGGCGGAGTGAACCTGGAGGACATCTCGGCGCCCCGGTGCTTCGAGATCGAGCGCAAGCTGCAGGAGCGCCTCGACATCCCGGTCTTCCACGACGACCAGCACGGTACGGCGGTCGTGACGCTGGCCGCGCTGCGGAACGCCGCGCGGCTGAGCGGCCGGGAGATCGGGCAGCTGCGGGCCGTCATCTCGGGCGCCGGCGCGGCCGGTGTCGCCATCGCCAAGATGCTGGTCGAGGCCGGCATCGGGGACGTGGCGCTGGCGGACCGCAAGGGCATCATCTCGTCGGACCGGCAGGACCTCACGCCGGTCAAGAGCGAGGTCGCCACCTTCACCAACAAGGCCGGCCTCACCGGTTCGCTGGAGGACGCCCTAGCGGGTGCCGACGTCTTCATCGGCGTCTCCGGCGGTACGGTCCCGGAGGCGGCCGTCGCCTCCATGGCCGAGGGCGCGTTCGTGTTCGCCATGGCCAACCCGAACCCCGAGGTGCACCCGGACGTCGCCCACAAGTACGCGGCGGTCGTGGCGACCGGGCGGTCGGACTTCCCGAACCAGATCAACAACGTACTGGCGTTCCCCGGGATCTTCGCGGGTGCGCTGCAGGTGCGGGCCTCCCGGATCACCGAGGGCATGAAGATCGCCGCCGCCGAGGCGCTGGCCGCCGTGGTCGGCGACGATCTCGCCGCCGACTACGTGATCCCGTCGCCGTTCGACGAGCGGGTCGCCCCCGCCGTGACCGCGGCCGTCGCCGCGGCCGCCCGAGCGGAGGGCGTCGCCCGCCGGTAG